In the genome of Chryseobacterium sp. 52, the window ATCGTTTGCTTTCTTTCGATATGTTTTCTCTGTATCAGCTGCAAAGAAAAGAAGGTAACGCTGGGTAAAGGCATCAGTTTTGAAAAAGAGGAAAACATAAGATATGGAAATACTGCTGAACAGGTTATGGATCTTTATATACCTCATCAGGAAGTTTCCAAAAAGAAAGATATTTTTATCATAATTCACGGTGGCGGCTGGCGTGGCGGAGATAAATCTCAGCTGACCTTCTTTACACTTTCTTTGATGCAGAAATTTCCGGATCACATTTTTGCCAATATCAATTACAGACTTGCCACTGCAACACAACCGGGTATTCCGGAGCAGACGGATGATATTGGTGAAGTCATTCAGTATCTAGAGAAAAAATTAAAGTATAATCCCAGACTCATCCTGCTGGGCAACAGTGCCGGAGCCCATTTATCAATGCTCTACGCCTATCATTTTGATGCCAAAAAAAGAGTAAAAGCGGTTGTGAATATCGTAGGACCTTCTGATCTTTCTGATCCCGGCTTTGAAAAATATGCAGATTATTCGTTTGTCAAAAACTTTCTGGTCAACCCACAGTTTCTTATTCCAGGCATGACTAAAACCTCGTATGCAAGCCCGGTCAGCTGGATAGACTCAACTTCTGCTCCTACACTCTCCTACTATGGAAACAGAGATCAGATTATTCCTTTATCACAAATGAGAACACTAGATTCTATTTTGCTTCAAAATAATATCCATCACGAAACCTATGAATTCAATGGCGGGCATCTTGATTGGGACAAATCACCGAATGATAAGTTTCTGATCGATAAAATTGCTCTTTTCCTGAAACAGCCGGACAAAAAATAAACGCCTTGAAAATTCAAAGCGTTCTATCTTAGGTTTAATACTTTTTATTATTCTTAATATTCTAATGCTTTCTTGGCCTCCATTGCCGTCACATTTAATGTAGTAAGGCATTTTTCAAAATTATTCATATTCCTTAAATCCCAGAAAGGCAGTACTACAATCACCGAAAAATCAGTTTCCGGATCGTAGAGCATCGTTGAAAGGTAACCTTCTGTAGCTCCATTATGCCCGTATCCTACTCCCGGAACGTACGTACAGCCTAATGCATAATTTGAAGTTGTTGCAGGGCCTTTGCTTGTTCTCATCTGCTGAATACTGGAAGCAGTCAGAACATTTTCTGCTTTCATCAGACTTCTGATATACACTGAGAGCATTTCCATACTTCCAATTCCATTTCCTTCCCCTATATGAGCGCTTGCATTTTTCTGATTCGTAATCTCGTTATGGTCGGCATATTTAATAAACCCTTTAATGTAAGGGATGGGAAGTTGTTTATCAGATGCCAATTCAGGAAATTTAATATTTAAAGGTGTTTTTGATGAAGGCCCTACAATGTGATCATACATATAGTTTCCATAGGTCTTAGAAGCATTTGACTTTTGTGAATAGACTCTTGCAATGATTTCACTTAAGATCGAAAAACCTGTATTTGAATAGTGATATACTGTATTTGGGGGACCATAAGTAAGGTTATTCTGGCTTAAAACTTTCA includes:
- a CDS encoding alpha/beta hydrolase, giving the protein MKKILSIIVCFLSICFLCISCKEKKVTLGKGISFEKEENIRYGNTAEQVMDLYIPHQEVSKKKDIFIIIHGGGWRGGDKSQLTFFTLSLMQKFPDHIFANINYRLATATQPGIPEQTDDIGEVIQYLEKKLKYNPRLILLGNSAGAHLSMLYAYHFDAKKRVKAVVNIVGPSDLSDPGFEKYADYSFVKNFLVNPQFLIPGMTKTSYASPVSWIDSTSAPTLSYYGNRDQIIPLSQMRTLDSILLQNNIHHETYEFNGGHLDWDKSPNDKFLIDKIALFLKQPDKK
- a CDS encoding serine hydrolase domain-containing protein gives rise to the protein MKKLNMISMSLFLLAFLGCRSNDNIEYQANLDNAVRKIHSDLQKELNTDVPSLSVYIVSPKGTYFSTVNGANGDLMTRKTYFRFASNTKNFTSAAILKMMQDGWLNLDDKITAHIPGTSISYVPETSDWNFKYKDQITIRELLQHNAGIYDVTNDDSAYHINGQTYTDYMLENFPDHQFSATDYVKVLSQNNLTYGPPNTVYHYSNTGFSILSEIIARVYSQKSNASKTYGNYMYDHIVGPSSKTPLNIKFPELASDKQLPIPYIKGFIKYADHNEITNQKNASAHIGEGNGIGSMEMLSVYIRSLMKAENVLTASSIQQMRTSKGPATTSNYALGCTYVPGVGYGHNGATEGYLSTMLYDPETDFSVIVVLPFWDLRNMNNFEKCLTTLNVTAMEAKKALEY